Proteins encoded together in one Candidatus Nitrosocaldus cavascurensis window:
- a CDS encoding XTP/dITP diphosphatase, protein MERLTFVTSNQHKFREVKAILGEYGIDVEHSPLSIVEIQSMAIEDIASAKAKNAYEILHRSVIVEDDALAINALNGFPGPYSSYVFKTIGNEGIIRLMHNIDDRRASFISVIAYCYSDGVEPVIFIGKVDGMIADGIRGKGWGYDPIFIPNCSSRTYAEMGDEKNRVSHRRLALERFAIWLKERQYSQ, encoded by the coding sequence ATGGAGAGGTTAACGTTTGTAACATCAAACCAACACAAGTTCAGGGAGGTCAAGGCTATACTTGGGGAGTATGGCATAGATGTTGAACATTCACCACTCTCTATAGTAGAGATACAATCGATGGCAATAGAGGATATAGCATCTGCAAAGGCTAAGAACGCTTATGAGATACTGCATAGAAGTGTTATTGTTGAGGATGATGCACTAGCCATAAATGCTCTGAACGGTTTCCCAGGACCATACTCATCCTATGTATTCAAGACGATAGGGAATGAAGGGATAATAAGGCTTATGCATAACATAGATGATAGAAGGGCATCGTTCATCTCAGTTATTGCATATTGCTATAGTGATGGTGTTGAGCCTGTGATATTCATAGGCAAGGTCGATGGTATGATAGCAGATGGTATAAGGGGCAAGGGTTGGGGTTACGATCCTATATTCATACCTAATTGCAGTAGCAGAACGTATGCTGAGATGGGCGATGAGAAGAACAGGGTATCACATAGGAGGCTAGCACTTGAACGATTTGCTATATGGTTAAAGGAGAGACAGTACTCCCAATAA
- the twy1 gene encoding 4-demethylwyosine synthase TYW1, with translation MSCADEHVQDLIQIKPSIARQLRNAKYGVYNHSTVELCHWTKKSFMDEGTCYKHRFYGIDTHRCMEFSPAGMFCENRCIYCWRPMEFYEHIEMPRDAVDEPQAIIDNLMRERFRLMSGYFGNAGTNKAKLIEAMRPTHYAISLSGEPTMYPKLPGLIRYLKSLKDTRSIFLVTNGQEPEMLYRLEEEDALPTQIYLSTNAPNKRLYYLINKPRLRDAWERWLKSLEFIASTNARTVARITLIRGYNYGLDIAREFAEILRIGNPHFIEVKSYMHVGNSINRLSADEMLSMDEVLAFTGVLEYHLDDYAIYDWSVPSRVVVLQNMKRYVDPIIH, from the coding sequence ATGAGCTGTGCAGATGAGCATGTGCAAGATCTTATACAGATAAAGCCTAGTATAGCAAGGCAGTTGAGGAATGCAAAGTATGGAGTGTACAATCATTCAACAGTAGAGCTCTGCCACTGGACAAAGAAGTCCTTCATGGATGAGGGTACATGCTACAAGCATAGATTCTATGGGATAGATACGCATAGGTGCATGGAGTTCTCTCCAGCAGGTATGTTCTGTGAGAACAGATGCATATACTGCTGGAGGCCTATGGAGTTCTATGAGCATATAGAGATGCCTAGGGATGCTGTAGATGAACCTCAAGCAATAATAGATAATCTCATGCGTGAGAGGTTCAGGCTCATGAGTGGGTACTTTGGGAATGCTGGTACAAACAAGGCAAAGCTGATTGAGGCGATGAGACCAACACACTATGCAATATCTCTCTCAGGGGAGCCAACGATGTACCCTAAACTGCCAGGGTTGATAAGGTATCTTAAGAGCCTAAAGGATACAAGGTCCATATTCCTTGTTACAAATGGGCAAGAGCCTGAGATGCTCTATAGGCTAGAGGAAGAAGATGCACTCCCAACACAGATCTACCTATCTACAAACGCCCCAAACAAGAGGCTCTACTACCTAATAAACAAACCAAGGTTGAGGGATGCATGGGAACGATGGCTTAAGAGTCTAGAGTTCATTGCATCAACCAATGCAAGGACAGTAGCAAGGATAACACTGATCAGAGGCTACAACTATGGGCTTGATATTGCTAGAGAGTTTGCTGAGATCTTAAGGATAGGGAACCCACACTTCATAGAGGTTAAATCTTATATGCATGTTGGTAACTCTATAAACAGGTTATCTGCTGATGAGATGCTTAGCATGGATGAGGTTCTTGCATTTACAGGAGTGCTAGAGTACCATCTGGATGATTATGCCATTTATGATTGGAGCGTACCATCAAGGGTTGTTGTACTCCAGAATATGAAGCGATATGTAGATCCAATAATCCATTGA
- a CDS encoding nitroreductase family protein: MEFSELVRKRGMVRSFKDMQVEHEKLVKILSNAVRAPSAGHLQPWEFIVVKDDGVKRSLAEAALKQMFIAEAPVVIVTCVDTERSASRYGDRGRRFYSIIDGAYASLLILLTARDLGLGACFVGAYRDEEVARILELPRHVKPIGIIPIGYPAEKPPRYERIPMEQLVHLNRYGNRARLEDLVKEENR, translated from the coding sequence ATGGAGTTCTCTGAACTTGTGAGGAAGCGTGGGATGGTTAGGAGTTTCAAGGATATGCAAGTTGAGCATGAGAAGTTGGTTAAGATACTTTCAAATGCTGTTAGAGCACCTAGCGCTGGCCATCTCCAACCATGGGAGTTCATTGTTGTTAAGGATGATGGTGTGAAGAGGAGCCTTGCAGAGGCAGCACTCAAGCAGATGTTTATAGCAGAAGCGCCAGTAGTTATAGTAACGTGTGTAGATACTGAGAGATCAGCATCAAGGTATGGGGATAGAGGGAGGAGGTTCTACAGCATAATAGATGGTGCATACGCATCGCTCCTAATACTGCTAACTGCAAGGGATCTGGGGCTTGGAGCATGCTTTGTTGGGGCATATAGGGATGAGGAGGTAGCAAGAATCCTTGAACTGCCAAGGCATGTCAAACCAATAGGCATAATCCCTATAGGTTATCCTGCTGAGAAGCCTCCAAGGTATGAGAGGATACCCATGGAGCAGTTAGTGCATCTCAACAGGTATGGTAACAGGGCAAGATTAGAGGATTTGGTCAAAGAAGAAAATAGATGA